A genomic window from Bradyrhizobium lupini includes:
- a CDS encoding ubiquinol-cytochrome C chaperone family protein: protein MLWPFNHFRKPRLASPGTIEAIYGMIVTQAREPMFYRDLGVPDTVNGRFDLLLLHLWLLLRRLRTVQSATELSQALFDRFCEDMDDNLREMGIGDQTVPKRMRAFGEAFYGRVQAYDQAMEGGGEALASAICKNILNGAGMDQAQQLAAYARAAEANLAQTGEAALLGASFKFPPALPEDVTP from the coding sequence ATGCTTTGGCCGTTCAATCACTTCAGGAAACCCCGCCTAGCCTCGCCGGGCACCATTGAAGCCATCTATGGCATGATCGTGACGCAGGCGCGAGAACCCATGTTTTACCGCGACTTGGGCGTGCCGGATACCGTTAACGGGCGTTTCGATCTGTTGCTGCTGCACCTCTGGCTGCTGCTGCGCCGCCTGCGCACGGTCCAGAGCGCCACCGAGCTGTCGCAGGCGCTGTTCGACCGTTTCTGCGAGGACATGGACGACAATCTGCGCGAGATGGGGATAGGCGACCAGACCGTGCCGAAGCGGATGCGGGCCTTCGGCGAGGCGTTTTACGGCCGGGTCCAGGCCTACGATCAGGCCATGGAAGGCGGCGGCGAGGCGCTGGCATCCGCGATCTGCAAGAATATCTTGAATGGGGCCGGCATGGACCAGGCGCAGCAGCTCGCAGCCTATGCCAGGGCGGCCGAGGCCAACCTCGCCCAGACCGGCGAGGCCGCACTGCTGGGTGCGTCCTTCAAGTTTCCTCCAGCGCTTCCTGAGGATGTGACGCCATGA
- the plsX gene encoding phosphate acyltransferase PlsX has product MPSKVRIALDAMGGDAGAAVVIPGAAISLQRHREIEFLLIGDRAKIEPELDRHPALKAASKIIHTDVAVSGEEKPSQALRRGRRTSSMWLAIDAVKKGEADVAVSAGNTGALMAMSRFHLRTLPGIDRPAIAGMWPTRRGDSVVLDLGASIGGDTHHLVSLAIMGAAMASVLFNKKRPTVGLLNIGVEEIKGHEEIREAGEILRARNLPELDYLGFVEGDGIGKGVADVIVTEGYSGNIALKAAEGTARQMAELLRDEMKRGWLSKLGYLFARNAFQALRNKMDPNKSNGGVLLGLNGIVVKSHGGIAAEGFAYAIDVGYEMVKFDLLNKINQMLNREGGALSSVQAAQEAVS; this is encoded by the coding sequence ATGCCAAGCAAGGTTCGCATCGCGCTTGACGCCATGGGGGGCGACGCCGGCGCCGCGGTGGTCATCCCAGGCGCCGCCATCTCGCTCCAAAGGCATCGCGAGATCGAATTCCTGCTGATCGGGGACCGCGCCAAGATCGAACCCGAGCTCGACCGCCACCCCGCGCTGAAGGCGGCCTCGAAGATCATCCACACCGATGTCGCGGTCAGCGGCGAGGAAAAGCCGAGCCAGGCGCTGCGGCGCGGCCGCAGGACCTCGTCCATGTGGCTTGCCATCGATGCGGTGAAAAAGGGCGAGGCGGATGTTGCGGTCTCCGCCGGGAATACCGGGGCGCTGATGGCGATGTCGCGCTTCCACCTGCGCACGCTGCCGGGCATCGACCGTCCGGCCATTGCCGGCATGTGGCCGACCAGGCGCGGCGATTCCGTCGTCCTCGACCTCGGCGCCAGCATCGGCGGCGATACGCATCATCTGGTGTCGCTCGCCATCATGGGCGCGGCGATGGCCAGCGTGTTGTTCAACAAAAAGCGTCCCACGGTCGGCCTGCTCAATATCGGGGTCGAGGAGATCAAGGGGCATGAGGAGATTCGCGAGGCCGGCGAAATCCTGCGCGCCAGGAACCTGCCCGAGCTCGACTATCTCGGGTTCGTGGAGGGCGACGGCATCGGCAAGGGGGTGGCGGATGTCATCGTCACCGAGGGCTACAGCGGCAACATCGCGCTGAAGGCCGCGGAGGGAACCGCGCGGCAGATGGCGGAATTGCTCCGGGACGAGATGAAGCGGGGCTGGCTGTCAAAGCTCGGCTATCTCTTTGCGCGCAACGCCTTCCAGGCCCTGCGCAACAAGATGGATCCGAACAAATCCAACGGCGGCGTGTTGCTGGGGTTGAACGGGATCGTGGTCAAGAGCCATGGCGGAATCGCTGCCGAAGGCTTTGCCTATGCGATCGATGTTGGCTATGAGATGGTCAAATTCGATCTCCTCAACAAGATCAATCAGATGCTCAATCGCGAAGGTGGTGCACTCAGTTCCGTGCAGGCCGCGCAGGAGGCTGTTTCGTGA
- a CDS encoding integration host factor subunit alpha — protein sequence MTDQSKTVTRVDLCEAVYQKVGLSRTESSAFVELVLKEITDCLEKGETVKLSSFGSFMVRKKGQRIGRNPKTGTEVPISPRRVMVFKPSAILKQRINAQHRTNGDASKAQPEA from the coding sequence ATGACCGATCAAAGTAAAACCGTAACGCGTGTCGATCTGTGCGAAGCCGTCTACCAGAAGGTGGGGCTGTCGCGCACGGAATCGTCTGCCTTCGTGGAACTCGTGCTGAAGGAGATCACCGATTGCCTTGAGAAGGGCGAGACGGTGAAGCTGTCCTCGTTCGGCTCCTTCATGGTCCGCAAGAAGGGTCAGCGCATCGGTCGCAACCCGAAGACCGGCACCGAGGTGCCGATCTCGCCGCGCCGGGTCATGGTGTTCAAGCCGTCGGCGATCCTGAAGCAGCGGATCAACGCCCAGCACCGCACCAATGGCGACGCCAGCAAGGCGCAACCCGAGGCGTAA
- a CDS encoding outer membrane protein assembly factor BamE, whose translation MTITNQTSLRADKPRGLHARWRGLRLFAAAALVGAALAGCTGEQFQKGYILPPGALEQIPIGASQDQVLIVMGTPSTVATLDGEVFYYISQRSERIVAFMNQRVVDQRVIAVYFDKNRRVRRLANYGLQDGKIFDFISRTTPTSGQEMSYLTPIFKLLSFN comes from the coding sequence ATGACGATAACGAACCAGACCAGCCTGCGTGCAGACAAGCCGCGCGGCCTTCATGCACGTTGGCGCGGCTTGCGCCTGTTCGCGGCCGCGGCCCTGGTTGGCGCCGCGCTTGCGGGCTGCACCGGCGAGCAGTTCCAGAAGGGTTACATCCTGCCGCCCGGCGCACTGGAGCAGATCCCGATCGGTGCGAGCCAGGACCAGGTGCTGATCGTGATGGGCACCCCCTCCACCGTCGCAACCCTCGACGGCGAGGTGTTCTATTACATCTCCCAGCGCTCCGAGCGCATTGTCGCCTTCATGAACCAGAGGGTGGTCGATCAGCGCGTCATCGCGGTCTATTTCGACAAGAACCGGCGTGTGCGCCGGCTTGCGAATTACGGTCTCCAGGACGGCAAGATCTTCGATTTCATCAGCCGGACGACGCCGACCTCGGGCCAGGAGATGAGCTACCTCACGCCGATCTTCAAGCTGCTCAGCTTTAACTGA
- a CDS encoding DUF177 domain-containing protein gives MTRPIPASGPDPWRVPVIVAQIPDTGLHRKLEASAAERQAMAETAGLREVISVQADFDVVPKSGNRIQVTGHVRARIGQTCVVTLDPMESDIDEEVDLIFAPEAEVRRLADLMEEGHDDQEQVADPPEAIVNGIIDLGRLATDALFLAVDPYPRKPGVVFEPEVIAPDPEDHPFAVLKALQDGKKDK, from the coding sequence ATGACCCGACCGATACCAGCATCCGGGCCCGATCCCTGGCGGGTGCCCGTCATCGTTGCACAGATCCCGGATACCGGCCTGCATCGCAAGCTCGAGGCCTCGGCCGCCGAGCGGCAGGCCATGGCTGAGACGGCAGGCTTGCGCGAGGTTATCTCGGTCCAGGCCGATTTCGATGTCGTGCCGAAAAGCGGCAACCGGATCCAGGTCACGGGGCACGTTCGCGCCCGGATCGGCCAGACCTGTGTGGTCACGCTTGACCCGATGGAGAGCGACATCGACGAGGAGGTGGACCTGATATTCGCCCCCGAGGCCGAGGTCCGCCGCCTGGCCGACCTGATGGAGGAGGGGCACGACGATCAGGAGCAGGTCGCCGACCCGCCGGAGGCGATCGTCAATGGCATCATCGACCTTGGGAGGCTTGCCACCGATGCCCTGTTCCTGGCGGTCGATCCCTATCCGCGCAAGCCGGGGGTCGTGTTTGAGCCCGAGGTTATCGCCCCCGATCCGGAGGACCACCCCTTTGCGGTCCTGAAGGCACTTCAGGACGGGAAGAAAGACAAATAG
- a CDS encoding tripartite tricarboxylate transporter substrate binding protein produces the protein MPNQLLSRRRVLTGAAAISAAAILPRSSLADWKPTENVRLVVPAAAGGSTDVMGRLLAAHLQAAWGQSAVVENRSGGGGTIGTAEVVRAKPDGHTILIGNPGPNAIAYSIFKNLTYKPDQLQPVSNMIRIPNIVSAHPKTGIKSIAELVAYLKANPDKLSYASSGVGQSPHLTGAWFLQLTGLKMTHIPFRGAGPALQAALAGDIQILFDNLYPSLPQVQNGTLTGLCVTTTERSDLAPNLPTMRESAPELAAFDVSSWFSVFLPKGVQPAVLEALNLQVKAMLERDDIKKNILAMGARADYGTPDQFAAFVDAETKKFAGIIQKEGLQMDVQ, from the coding sequence GTGCCCAATCAATTGCTGTCCCGCCGTCGCGTGCTCACTGGCGCTGCCGCTATCTCGGCCGCAGCGATCCTGCCGCGATCGAGCTTGGCGGACTGGAAGCCGACCGAAAACGTCCGCCTCGTCGTGCCGGCTGCCGCCGGCGGTTCGACCGACGTGATGGGTCGGCTTCTGGCGGCGCATCTGCAGGCCGCCTGGGGCCAATCGGCCGTGGTGGAAAACCGGTCCGGCGGCGGCGGTACGATCGGCACGGCCGAGGTGGTCCGCGCCAAGCCGGACGGCCACACCATCCTGATCGGCAATCCCGGCCCGAACGCGATCGCCTACAGCATTTTCAAGAACCTCACCTACAAGCCGGACCAGCTCCAGCCGGTCTCCAACATGATCCGGATCCCGAACATCGTCTCGGCGCATCCCAAGACCGGCATCAAGTCGATCGCCGAGCTGGTCGCCTATCTCAAGGCCAATCCGGACAAGCTCAGCTACGCCTCCTCCGGCGTCGGCCAGAGCCCTCACCTCACCGGCGCCTGGTTCCTGCAGCTCACCGGGCTGAAGATGACACACATCCCGTTCCGCGGCGCCGGTCCCGCGCTCCAGGCGGCGCTCGCCGGCGACATCCAGATCCTGTTCGACAACCTCTATCCGAGCCTGCCGCAGGTACAGAACGGCACCCTCACCGGCCTCTGCGTCACCACGACCGAGCGCAGCGACCTCGCGCCGAACCTGCCGACCATGCGCGAGAGCGCGCCGGAGCTTGCGGCTTTCGACGTCTCGTCGTGGTTCTCCGTGTTCCTGCCGAAGGGTGTGCAGCCTGCCGTTCTCGAAGCGCTCAACCTTCAAGTGAAGGCGATGCTCGAGCGCGACGACATCAAGAAGAACATCCTGGCCATGGGCGCCCGCGCCGACTACGGCACGCCCGACCAGTTTGCCGCCTTCGTGGACGCCGAGACGAAGAAGTTCGCCGGCATCATCCAGAAGGAAGGGCTGCAGATGGACGTGCAGTAG
- a CDS encoding beta-ketoacyl-ACP synthase III, with translation MTQIRSVVLGCGSYLPEQVVTNAQLAARIDTSDEWIVQRTGIRERHIAAEGEFTSHLALKAAQAALADAGVDAQSIDLIVLATSTPDNTFPASAVAVQHGLGINHGAAFDLQAVCSGFVFGLATADNFLRTGAFKRALVIGAETFSRILDWTDRGTCVLFGDGAGAVVLEAQEQPGNAATDRGIVTTHLRSDGRHKAKLFVDGGPSSTQTVGHLRMEGREVFKHAVGMITDVIVDAFKATGLNADSIDWFVPHQANKRIIDASAHKLHIAPEKVVLTVDLHGNTSAASIPLALSVARKDGRIKRGDLVLLEAMGGGFTWGSALVRW, from the coding sequence GTGACTCAAATTCGTTCGGTCGTGCTGGGCTGCGGCTCTTATTTGCCGGAGCAGGTGGTGACCAACGCCCAATTGGCGGCGCGCATTGACACGTCCGACGAGTGGATCGTGCAACGCACCGGCATTCGCGAGCGGCATATCGCGGCCGAGGGCGAGTTCACCTCGCATCTGGCGCTGAAGGCGGCGCAGGCTGCGCTCGCGGACGCTGGCGTGGACGCGCAGTCGATCGACCTGATCGTGCTCGCGACCTCGACGCCTGACAACACCTTCCCCGCAAGCGCGGTCGCCGTGCAGCACGGGCTCGGCATCAACCATGGCGCGGCCTTCGACCTTCAGGCGGTGTGCTCGGGCTTCGTGTTCGGGCTCGCCACCGCCGATAATTTCCTGCGCACCGGCGCCTTCAAGCGCGCGCTGGTGATCGGCGCGGAAACCTTCTCGCGCATCCTCGACTGGACCGATCGCGGCACCTGCGTGCTGTTCGGCGACGGTGCCGGCGCGGTGGTGCTGGAGGCGCAGGAGCAGCCGGGCAATGCCGCGACCGACCGCGGGATCGTGACCACGCATCTGCGCTCCGACGGCCGTCACAAGGCGAAGCTGTTCGTCGACGGCGGCCCGTCCTCGACCCAGACTGTCGGCCATCTGCGCATGGAGGGCCGCGAGGTCTTCAAGCACGCGGTCGGCATGATCACCGACGTGATCGTCGACGCCTTCAAGGCGACCGGGCTCAATGCCGACAGCATCGACTGGTTCGTGCCGCACCAGGCCAACAAGCGAATCATCGATGCGTCCGCGCACAAGCTCCATATCGCGCCGGAGAAGGTGGTGCTGACGGTGGACCTTCACGGCAACACCTCGGCGGCCTCGATCCCGCTGGCGCTGTCGGTGGCGCGCAAGGACGGCCGCATCAAGCGCGGCGACCTGGTTCTGCTCGAAGCCATGGGCGGCGGCTTCACCTGGGGCTCCGCGCTGGTGCGCTGGTAA